A window of Halovivax gelatinilyticus genomic DNA:
GAACCCTACCAGTCCGAAGGCGAAGGCTAGCCCCGCGGCGACGAGGTGGCCGGCGCTACCGTCGTCTTCGCGCGCCAAACACGTCGTTTAAGTCCCTCGGCATGCCATTTCGGACAACGATGGAGTTTTGCGACGAATGCGGTTCGATGATGAAAGCCGACGACGGGCTGTGGGTCTGTGGCAGCTGTGAGTTCACCAAAGCAAAAGACGACGCCCAGGCGTACGTCGTGACCGACGCTCAGGAGTCGAGCGAAATTATCGAATCCTCCGAGGAAAATTCGCTCCCAGAAACCGAAGTACAGTGTCCGAACTGCGAGAACGACACCGCCTACTGGTACCTCCAGCAGATCCGGTCGGCCGACGAATCGGAGACGCGCTTTTTCATCTGCACCGAGTGCGAGCACAAGTGGCGCGAGGACGACCACTAACGAACGCGTTCTCGGCCTCTGGCGGCGTCGAACCCCTCCCCGTGGATGAAAGAGGCAGTCGACAGAGCCGACGGCGAGTCGACCTCGCCGCCCGGAGAATCAGTCACTCGTTTCGCGCGAGCGTCAGGTAGCCCGTGTGACCCACGGGTGCCGTCGAGGGCCGCGAGCCCCGCTCGTCGAAGTCCATCTCTCGCTGGATCGTCTCGCGCGTTCGGACGTTCGCCAGCCCGGCGTCGGTGGCGGTCTCGACGACCTGTCGCGCGTTCTCGACGAACGGGCTGTAGACGGCGAGAAAGCCGCCCTCGACGAGCAGGTCCGGCGCTCGCTCGACGACCGTCGCGGCGTCGCCCGTGTCGAGGGTCACCACGTCGAACGACGGCGCGCCGTCGGCGATCTCGTCACACAGCTCGTCGAGCGCCGCCGTGAGGTCGCCCGTCCGCACCTCGACTCCGTCCGCGACGTCCGCGAGCGCCATGTTTGCTCTCGCCACCTCGGCGAAGTCCGGATCGCGCTCGTAGGTGCGAACCGACGCCCCGGCTCTGGCCATCGAGGCGGCGAGCACGCCAGTCCCCGTTCCCGCGTCGAGAACCCGATCACCCGTGCCGACGCCGGTCTCGCCGATGACCAGCCCGACGTCTCTGGGCACCATCGGCGCGCCCGTCCGCTCGAAGTGGTGAAAGAGATCCGGGCCGCGAAGCGCGCGAACGTGAAACTCGGTCCCCAGGTGGGTTTCGATCGTCGCTCCCGGCTCGACGTCTTCGGGGACGTCGAGCACGCCGAGGTCGGTCCCGAACTCCTCGCCGGGGGAGACGAGGTACTCGCGGTCCTCGTAGACGACGAGGACGGGAGACGGGCTCACTCCAGGTCGGCGACCGCGGCCGCCAGGTCCCCGCCGTGGCGTTCGAGTGCATCGCGCGCGTCGTCCTCGCTCGCGCCGGTGCGCGTCGCGACGAGTTCGACGTCGTCCTCGTCGAACGCGCCCCCGCTGGTGTCGGCG
This region includes:
- a CDS encoding transcription factor S, which codes for MEFCDECGSMMKADDGLWVCGSCEFTKAKDDAQAYVVTDAQESSEIIESSEENSLPETEVQCPNCENDTAYWYLQQIRSADESETRFFICTECEHKWREDDH
- a CDS encoding methyltransferase, with the translated sequence MSPSPVLVVYEDREYLVSPGEEFGTDLGVLDVPEDVEPGATIETHLGTEFHVRALRGPDLFHHFERTGAPMVPRDVGLVIGETGVGTGDRVLDAGTGTGVLAASMARAGASVRTYERDPDFAEVARANMALADVADGVEVRTGDLTAALDELCDEIADGAPSFDVVTLDTGDAATVVERAPDLLVEGGFLAVYSPFVENARQVVETATDAGLANVRTRETIQREMDFDERGSRPSTAPVGHTGYLTLARNE